Proteins found in one Pempheris klunzingeri isolate RE-2024b chromosome 6, fPemKlu1.hap1, whole genome shotgun sequence genomic segment:
- the LOC139202439 gene encoding cystathionine gamma-lyase-like: protein MEHNHKQDEQSDLFAGFSSAFKSFATEAIHVGQEPEQWKSMAVVPPISLSTTFKQDAPGNHAGFEYSRSGNPTRNCLEKAVAALDGAKYCLALASGLAATVTITHMLKAGDGIVCMDDVYGGTNRYFQRIAAEVGLEVSFADCTKPEKLKAALKANTKLVWIETPTNPTMKVVDIKACSELVHEHRKDIVVVVDNTFMSAYFQRPLALGADICMYSATKYMNGHSDVVMGLVSMNRDDLYERLKFLQNALGGVPSPFDCFLCNRGLKTLHLRMERHFQNAMAAAKYLEADPRVERVIFPGLPSHPQHDVMKRQCTGCPGMITFYIKGHLEHAKTFLSNLKMFAIAESLGGYESLAEHPAIMTHASVPEKERTLLGISDTLIRLSVGLEDEADIIEDLEQALSAAHPKKQ, encoded by the exons ATGGAGCACAACCACAAACAAGACGAGCAGAGCGACCTGTTCGCCGGCTTCAGCAGCGCCTTTAAATCGTTCGCCACAGAGGCGATTCACGTCGGCCAGGAGCCGGAGCAGTGGAAGTCAATGGCCGTAGTGCCGCCGATTTCTCTTTCTACCACGTTCAAGCAGGACGCACCAGGAAACCACGCC GGGTTTGAATACAGCCGGAGCGGAAACCCGACTAGAAACTGTCTAGAGAAAGCTGTGGCCGCTTTGGATGGAGCAAAGTACT GCCTCGCCCTTGCCTCTGGGTTGGCAGCCACAGTAACCATCACTCACATGCTGAAGGCCGGCGATGGAATCGTCTGCATGGATGATGTGTATGGAG GCACAAACCGCTACTTCCAAAGAATTGCAGCTGAAGTTGGTCTGGAGGTGTCTTTTGCTGACTGTACAAAACCAGAGAAGCTGAAGGCTGCTCTGAAGGCCAACACTAAA CTGGTGTGGATTGAGACGCCCACCAACCCCACGATGAAGGTTGTCGACATCAAGGCCTGTTCTGAGCTGGTCCACGAACACAGGAAAGACATAGTGGTGGTCGTGGACAACACCTTCATGTCTGCCTATTTCCAG CGCCCCTTGGCTTTGGGAGCTGACATCTGCATGTATTCAGCCACCAAATACATGAACG GTCACAGTGATGTGGTCATGGGGCTGGTCTCAATGAACCGGGATGATCTGTATGAGCGACTCAAGTTTCTGCAAAATG CACTGGGCGGTGTGCCGTCTCCCTTTGACTGCTTCCTGTGTAACCGAGGACTCAAGACGCTACACCTGCGAATGGAGCGCCATTTCCAGAATGCCATGGCGGCTGCCAAGTATCTGGAGGCTGATCCCAGGGTGGAGCGCGTTATCTTCCCAG GCCTGCCTTCTCACCCCCAGCACGATGTGATGAAGAGACAGTGCACCGGATGCCCGGGGATGATCACCTTCTACATTAAGGGGCACCTAGAGCATGCCAAAACCTTCCTCAGTAACCTCAAA ATGTTTGCGATAGCTGAGAGTCTCGGTGGTTATGAAAGTTTAGCAGAACATCC GGCGATTATGACCCATGCATCAGTGCCAGAAAAAGAGAGGACTCTCCTGGGCATCAGTGACACACTGATCCGACTCTCTGTGGGACTGGAGGATGAGGCCGACATCATCGAAGACCTGGAGCAAgcactgtctgctgct CATCCAAAGAAGCAGTGA